A segment of the Ipomoea triloba cultivar NCNSP0323 chromosome 1, ASM357664v1 genome:
TGATTCATTTCCTGTGAATTATGACATATCATTATCTTACTTAGCCATGTCTATACCCTTTCTTGGGATGAGTGGTGAGCTTATAATTGCACTCAAGGTGAGACATAAAGAAAGAAACctcccttttccttttcctttttcttttcttttcttgggTTTTGGGTGTGGAGGGGACCTGATAGGCTGAAATGATGATTGAGATGTTTCTGTTCAAGTCTTCAAGACCTTGTTGATAAGTGGTTGATATTGTAATTGTCTATCCCATGAGAAAAGGAACTCATTTCTATTCGTACTACCTTATAAAGTTATGTGCCATTTATAACTCTGCCATatgccaaacaccttgtgtcCAGTTGTCGTTTGTGTCTTATACCTTGTGTAAAAGTTGCTCAGTCCTTTCTGGAGCGAAGGTCACAGGATCGAATTCCGGTGGTGggatattgactattttatttGGTCCAAAACTTTTCACTAGAGATTAATCATCCGTTTTAAAAACTACAATGTTCAATAATTTACTAAATTAGGCTTACacatatttaaacattaacttTGTAAAACAATTCTATAAAACAGTTCTAAAATACAATTTGAGATAATTTCCTCAATTACACAAATTATAAATCAGCATGGATTGCAACACTTTTTTGTACTTGTAAACTTGACTGGAGCAACTTTTCTGGATAATACTCCTCTCTTTTTTGGGTGACTCCAGCTGACTTTGATACCTCATGGCATAATAATTCAACCTCCCTGATTTTTCTCACTGATtctaataattctttttatacaaaaaatgatGTGATCCAATATATgccaatatataaaataacatagtacattaaattacaaatttctgTACTAACATAAACAATTATATTTGAAtgtctaaatataatttatataaagaACTATTTCATATGAAGATTTTGTAAAAGATGGTATAGTATGATAATCTGTTTGAAGTTTTATGTTAACATGCATGTAGCATTCATAActgtaaaaaaaatatcacaaaCTTGTCATGCTTGCAATGATCTTAGATTCGTGAGAAGCTTGAATTGAGTTCACACCTCGAATATAGTTTGATCGATATTGAACTGAGTTTGAATAATGTgtacataatattaattatgaagAGTATAAATAAACACCTGACCTTTAATTTTGAGAATGAAATCTTCCATGCAACATCAGTAGAATTATGAATTGGATTCTTAGGATTAGAGATTCAACCTTTCGGGAGAAGAGTTGTGAGTTGTATCTGCCTGACTCCTCTGATGCCACCTAGGATGAGTGTCAACAATTTTGACATCTCGGTTCTTAGATGGCATACAGGGAGCCAGGCAGAACCATTTTCTCAACTCACTGCTCCATCCATCTCTTCATCTAAAACCCATATCTATACAACTGCAaccaaaacaatgcaattatagCTTAAATATCACAATGCATGTTCATCTGCTTTAAAAATGTATACTTTGGAATGaatattaaaggaaaaaaaaaaaaaagtacaggCTAATAAGCTAAGGGCACCTGGCCTGGATCATAAAAGACTCTTTTCAAGTATAGTTGAATCTAATAGGAGTTTAATTTACTATATAATGCTGCATTGAAGTGTGATTTTGAGATGTGAGTGGGAAAAGCAGAGATGGTTAGAGGAGAAATTTATAGGAGGGGAGAAGAAGGAAGACAAGAGAAAATCCAAGTGGGAAGGTTGGGCAGTCAGCAGGCGGCAAAAAAGGGTTCTCCCACGGTGAATGGTGATGAAACCAAACATAGTCCTGTGTTGTTTTCTGGGAATTGATCACCACCTTTGGCTTTCTCTTTGATTCAAATGCCTATCCACTTTCTCGCCATCATACATGATTTACTCTCTATTATTTGGGTTATTTTGCATCTTCATCCTACTATGATTTGTTGAAAAATTTAGCAGTGGTacaattttgtttcaaaaaaaaaaaaagtttgtataattttaagtGGGTCTACTTTCGATTTAAATCGGGTCAAAGTGATTTTGGATTCTTGTAATTAAGAGAATGCATTTGATATATTCTATGCTTAAAATGGATAATAAGTAATTGAGAAATTGATTCAAAGTGTACCTGttaaattgtaaaaaaatgAAGCTTGAGAATGTTTTTAAGTAGTTTTTGTCTGATGTTGAGATGAGATGTGAGTTTGtactaatataaatacaatctaattttttaagaagtttgaattgtatagtataaAGAGTAGAGACTCTCTTTCACCCGCATGAgtacaaattaaatcaaatctcaaaaaaCTTTGTGAAAGAAATCTTTTTGTTCGATGATAAATagcaattgaaatcaaaataaataaataatgaattaaaataaaaaataattaatgcaaACATagatgtatgtgtgtgtatatatatattgaatgaaTGGACAATGTcctttgtattttattttttccttcctCATTTTTATTGGGTAATGAGTTATATGATTACTAAAATATTTGAATCCAATAATATGATGAATAGGTCTTGTGTGAGACCGCCTCATGTGAATTTAAACGTCtcattttaattagtttttttgaatttaaatgtctcattttaattagttttttttaatttaaaaaatcccTTTTTAATGGTTACCTAAAGGTAATATGTTAATCAAACTAGCTAATTGCATAAAAATGAGAAATTAAGgtgtctaattgatttttttttatagttttgtTAAGGGGTTTAAAATGAGAAATTGCACAAACGTTTAggggtttaaattttattttggtcTATAGTTgaatgacttatttgactattatacatttttcaacaacactcaaccGTTAATCTATTCAAATGGACGAATATCAGTTCTCATTTTTATCTCGAAGCATGTTCAATtccctcctatatatatatataaatgagttCCCGCGTGgtatgctctgataccaattatCAAGACCAAGCGCttatcactacaagaaaaatcgcgattTGCGCGAAACAAccaaattccgtcgcgaaacagGTTTTGCGACGAAATTTGTTCCGTCGCCTATCAGCTTGTCGTATCTTCGTTTGCGGCGGAAAAATTCCGTTGCGAGATATGGCGATGGAATCGcgacggaataattccgttgcgAAATATCCGTTGCAATTCCGTCGCAATTTGGCAAGGAAATATTACAACTACGTCAAgagttatagctagtagtgaatgcacaattttatttctttatatatactTGCGTAGCAGTCAGCGCCATGTTTCGATGGTGGGATGCTGGATTCCGTTCTCTGAGCCGGTGCCCAACACATTTTGTTTGTGACAAGGCGCATAATAGGAGAAAAATTCAGGCTCTCTCCCTATTTTTTCGGTGCATGGGATTTTCAGACGGACTAATTATGGCTAAATATGAGTAATTTAGGattcgtaattttttttttgtcttttttttttttttatatatttttatcctTGATGAATTgattatggccctgtttggtaaataatcagcctatcagccaattttgccttatttgatcactattagttgtttggttaataagctttttgtaactccaaaatgttaaaattcaaaatgctactcaaagcagccatttcaattagctttttgagaaaagaaattataccaaatagctatcagctaacaaccaatttatcaaacaactttctacaatcagctaatattatcaacaaatcatacttctaacccaaacagccaatccaatcagccaacaaccatttaccaaacagggctatATACTAGTTGAATTCTAATTTCCATGCACTGTAGTCATAATGCCTCCTATCATGTTACTTGACTTGGTTGCTTGTAAATTTGATTAAGTGTTTATCAATTACTGTTACATGATtattaaaattacatatattaaaatcaaatgcatttaattatttatttcctcTTCACCAAACTAATTCCATCGATTGAATTGTAttctaaatttattaatttgtatgcattgaattttatgaatcaataaaaattgtgcaattatttaaaattattttgaaacaattttttttttgaatactactaactctattacaatgcagtcataactactttctcaacctattgaagcacaagactgagggaagggtttgatgccactggactacaaggtccttggaaACAATTTTAGTTAtgtcaaaattataaataaaacaagaaGGCAACCCATAAGTTTGCAAGGAGGAGAAACATTTAGTTTAGGACGAGTAGGTGTGCTGTAGTTTATTGATAAAACAagtcatattaattaaatttttaaaaaaaaattatgacaaaTAGAATTAATTGAAATcgttaaaattaaattcaaatgaattgaattatttatttcctCTTCACCAAACCATTTCCGTTGAttgaattgtattttaaatttaattttttttttagttatgaCTTATGAATAAACGAAGAAGGCAGCCTCAAAATAGCATGTAACTATGTAAGAGACGAACATTACCCGGCGAATGGCAAAACAACTCcactggggatcgaacccaGAATCTCTGGTTTCGTAGACCAGCGCCTTATCCATTGGGCCATGGAGTCCTGATGTTAATTTTTGGCCCTTTACCATTTAATTGGGAATCCTAATGCATCCAACTAATGTAACATTTGTATTTATGCATaggttaattccatttttggtcttgaTTTATAaggacaattcacttttagttaatttaaaaaaaacatcccTCTTTAATTCAGTTGTGTTGAAGTGCAACTACAattgtattgaactgatactaaataacagtttcacattttagggtactgtagttatatcgaaaaggaactgcagttgtgttgaactgatattgaataacaatttcacatttttggatgcatattgttcaatgaaagtgtagtttttgttttgaatatggtaagttttgcttttgcttttgtttttgtttttgttttttttttaaattttttttaatgcgttcacaaactacattaaaaaaaaaaaaatcaacgcTTGCATATCTTTAaaagatattatatatactaagatATTGTTTTTTGCTTTAATAATTTAGTCGGTTAGCattagttaaataaataaaagggaaaattgcatttttcgtccctgTCTTATAGGGTAATTGCAGAATTCGTTCCTAAGTTATGGTAATACTcaattttcgtccctaagttctCATTAACGTTGTACTTTTCGTGCCTGAgttattcaaattgcaaatttcgtccctaagttatcattgcgTGTAATTGCAGAATTCGTTCCTAAGTTATGGTAATACTcaattttcgtccctaagttctCATTGACGTTGTACTTTTCGTGCCTGAgttattcaaattgcaaatttcgtccctaagttatcattgcgttgcactttttgtccctaaattaagtttgcaaacttcggtaaactttcgttttaaaaatattttaatcgaACCTTTTTAGTAaactttgttaaaaaaattggcATTGAACCGGAAAAGTTCGATTAAAAATTTCTTAAACGAAAATTTACCGAAGTAGTTTTCGTCCCTAACTTAAGTTTGCAAACTTCGATAAACtttcgttttaaaaaaattttaattaaactttttcAGTAAACTTCATTACAAAAATTTGGCATTGAACCgaaaaagttcgattaaaaattttttaaacgaAAATTTACTGAAGTAGTTTTCCTCCCTAACTAGTTTGCAAACTTCGGTAAATTTccgttttaaaaaatttttaatcgaactttttcaATAAACTTCGTTAAAAAATTGGCATTGAACCAGAAaagtttgattaaaaaaattttaaacgaACACTTAtgttagggacaaaaagtgcaacgcaatgataacttagggacggaATTTGCAATTCgaataacttagggacgaaaagtgcaacgccaatgagaacttagggacgaaaagtgagtattaccataacttagggacgaattctacaattaccctataacttagggacgaaaaatgcaatttttcctaaataaaataaattaactatTTTACTCAAACGATTTGATTATATTGAACCAATCAAAAATCGTGAATTTcgtttatattaattataaaaattgatcGATCGATTTTCGATTGATTGATTATGAAGGTTCGGTTAAATTTTCCGTTATTAATCAAAAACCAACCGCAACCCACTGATGTTCACCTCTAGCCGGAAGAGCGCGGTTCTGACTTAACACTTACCAATTCTCAACTCTTCAGTGTCGTTTCCAAAGTCCCAACTCCGACCTAATCGGCTAATCCAATAGTCTACACATTTCAGCAAATAGGATTATGATTCTGAATTGGACCTCTCCTGCATTTCTTCAATGGAGGCCTCTACTTGTTCCAACCACCACAGCCTGCTTCGCTTCTTCTAAAACTCTCAACACAGACCAGCTCCGACAACAGCTGGATCATCTTCACAAGGAAGCCGACAAGACAAGGGCCAAAGGTACTTaaccatttttctttctcaacaCTCTTCGAGATTCTTCTGAATTCTTGATGTTCTTGCTTTGTTTCGCTATCTCAAGTTTTAGCGGATTTTGGGTTGCCCCGAACTTCGAAGAAAGTTCATATCTTTCTTGTTGGGAATATAATTGAGTTTTACTTGCTTACCATGTGTTTGTAAAATTTTCTGAATGGGTTCTTAGAAAGCTCAGAGAGGATTGTGACTTGTGAGTCTGTAATCTGTATGCTTGACAGTGGATATCTCGAAGGGGCGATGAAAATGCTATATCTTGCAATTTGTGTATACAAATTACTTTCTCCTTGTTCAAATTTCTGTCATAATGTTGTGAAAAGCATCTGTGAAACAGTACTCCGAATTACTTGTATTTGTGCCCAAAAGAAAAGCTTCTATCTCTGTTTAAATGTGCACTCTGGAGTGGAAACTAGACCCCATGACATCATGTTGTTTTTCCTTCAGCAAATAATGCAAGATTGAGGCTACTAAGGTTGTCTGAAGCAGCAGATAAACTTCGAAGGCAAGCCGCGATTAGTGTTCAATCTGGGAAGGAGGATGATGCCAGGGAGATGCTAATCCAAAAGAAGAAGGTTATGCAAGCATTGGAGAAGTCAAAGAATCGCATTGAATTGCTTGATGAGCTTGCTGCAAAACTTAATGAGGTACAATTTACTGATTGGTTGTTCTCGTTGTTACTGCTATTTTGGGTTTCTTCAGCTCGCAAAGATGTGAAGTTACCAGGATTTAACATCGTATAATCActctatataaatatttttgaatttccaAACTGTTGCACACAATCCACAATCCTTTGTGATGATATAACAGTTTAGAGTTCTACTTTGTACCTATAATGAACTTTAGTGGTTTTCTCCCTATTTCCCCTTCTCCATCTGCAGTGGGGGGATTTTAAGATTTCATTTCCTACCAATTTCTTCTTTTAGTATCCGTTTTctaattagaaaacaaaaaatctcATTGAAGGCAATAACTATGAGGGAGACACAGCTGATAGGAAATGTTTCTTTAGACCTTGAAGTTGAAGCGGAAGATATTCCTAGTGCTGTTAGAATAGTTTCTCCAAAAGAGACAGATTGTAATGATTCAGACGGAAATCGAGTCCACGCCCAGGATGCTGTTGAAGTTAGTAATGCTCAAGAACTGCAATATCTCGATCACAGTGTAGCAGACCTCGAAGCTGATAACCAGTTGAATAATAATGAGGAGGCATCGGCTAGTGGGAATGCGTGGAATGAAGCTGACAGGGTTGATAGCTTGAAGGGAATATCCTCATATGAGGACTTCTTGGAACATATTGATCTGAAGTTGAAAACAATTGAAGATGAACTGGTCACTGTTTTGAGATTTTCAGGCTTAGTAATTGAAAGCAAGGAGAAACTAGAAAATTCAAAGATACAACAACTGCTGGAAATATTCGATAGTGTTCATCGAGTCAGAGAGAGGTAATCTTCAACCAAATCCAGCAACTATTTCCCCTTAATTTCTTGTTGCCTACCATTTCCATGATTTTGCTAAGCATTATGCCCTGTTTGGTGAAGCTTATCATCATGGATTATGATTATGGATTGTCaataatccataattaacttGAAGTCGATCAATTATGGATTATTAGCTTTAATAAGCTAACATTTTTATACAATCTATAATCCATAGTCTTTG
Coding sequences within it:
- the LOC116016543 gene encoding uncharacterized protein LOC116016543, with translation MILNWTSPAFLQWRPLLVPTTTACFASSKTLNTDQLRQQLDHLHKEADKTRAKANNARLRLLRLSEAADKLRRQAAISVQSGKEDDAREMLIQKKKVMQALEKSKNRIELLDELAAKLNEAITMRETQLIGNVSLDLEVEAEDIPSAVRIVSPKETDCNDSDGNRVHAQDAVEVSNAQELQYLDHSVADLEADNQLNNNEEASASGNAWNEADRVDSLKGISSYEDFLEHIDLKLKTIEDELVTVLRFSGLVIESKEKLENSKIQQLLEIFDSVHRVRERVEGIIQRKTGIK